aaatatacacacaaacacacatacacataaacacacacacacatttctcagTAGAGTTATAAGctcaaaaatatcaaaatacaaatacaaaaatcaaacaaacaaacaaacaaatgaaaaaaaaaaaaaaaccagaaaacctcAACCAGAAGTTTAAGAGGTCAAGTTTAGGCAGATGTGGCAGTTCTTGCCTTTACTTCTGGCATTCACATGGGATAGAGGCACAAAgacctctgtgaattcaaggctaacctggtctacataattataggacagcctgggctgtatagggagatcctatctcaaaaaatgaacATCAACAATAATAGATCAAGTTGAGATGCCTACAACTGCAGAAGCTGGGGTTGAAGAGACTGGTTCAAGGGAAGCCATGAAGCACATGGAAGATATAGTAGCAGGGCAGAGACAGGGCAGGGGTCACAGGGCTAGTGGTCTGAAGTCTGCCTTGTCTAGACACAGACTGTGAGTATGGCCCTTAATGAAACATTGAGGTCCCCGGTGTGACAGGGGGACACAGGCCTCACTTATAGTGGTCTGATTGAGAGGCCATTTGACCCTCTCCATAGTCATACTTTCCTTTGGCCATCACATGACTTGTGACCTTAAGAAGATCACTAAGAACAGGACCAGGGTGAGCAAGGTTTTTGACCAGGATCTTATTGTCTTGCCAAACTAAACACCTTCTtatgacacaaacacacagccccAGGAAGTTCCAAAATGTGTCCTGGGAGGGGCCTCAAGGGGCTCAGACACAGGTCCCTCCCAGCCCATTGACCAGGCCAGGGCAGGGATAAAAGAGCACCAAGATGGGAGGGAGCACCTGCCTCCATTACCATGAAGCTCGCTGGTGCTCTTGTGCTCCTCGGGGCTGTCCTGCTCCTGACTTCAGGGGGAGGTGGGTATTGCTGTGTAGGGGCCAGGgatgcaggctctccatgctctCACCCCTTCTATCCCCTGGGCTGTGCTGATGCCTGACTTTCAAAGGAGGGTGACCTTGCTTTTGTGTTCCAGATTGTGGCATTTGCCCAGTTATAAAAGAAGATGTTCATCTATTTCTTTTCGGGACCCCAGAAGAGTATACTAACTACGTGAAAACTTACAAAGATGACCCTATCTTTGTGGAAAATACTGAGAAACTCAAGAAATGTGTTGATAGCAACTtgacagaggaagacaagacACATGCAGCAGACTTCATCGTGAGTCTCTCTGTCtgggtaggggtggggcttgTGCTCCTCCCCACCACTGAAGCTTCTCTATGAATACACAAATGTGACACACCTGATTGAGGATGGCAGGAAGATGGGGCAGGAAGGGACTCTCAGGCTGCCTAAAGAAGCCTGGCTGCTCTGCTCAGACAAGCCACACTAGATCCCTGCTCAAGTGTAGCCTCCATCAGTCTTCCTTACACAGCCTCCCATGTCTAGCTGCACAAGCTTGGAGCCGGTCACCCTTCCCCAGCCTGGGTCTTTTATGCTAACCTTTCAAGTCTATCATCCCAGCCCCAAAATAGTCCTCTATTTTCTTGTTCTCTGCACCTACAAATTCTCTGTGTGCATGCCAGGCCTGAGGCTTTCGAGGATAGAACTAAAGTGAACCCAATTACCCCTAGAATTGGTGGAACAAGTCATTGCCTAAGCTGTAGAAGTCTGAGGGTCATCATCACCATGTGACAGGAGTCAGTTCCCTGTGGGACCCCAGCTTCCCACAGGCTAACATGGAGCCCTGTCAGCTCCTCCCCAATCTGTCCCACAGGTGCCTATGGTGTTCCATAAGTTGGGTCCTCCAAATTGGCTGCATTGAAGGCTCTTTACCGAGCTAGTTTCAACAAGTCAGGAACCAGGCACCCTGGTCATGATCAGACATGAGAGAAATTATAGACTGGCTGCAGGTTCTTCTAGGATGTGTCCCCATCCATGAGGATTCCTTTACTTCTGTGACCTCActtggctttctctttgcaggAAAAAATAGATGTTAGCAAAATATGTTGATGGATCCATTCCTGTTCTCATGGAGGCCACTTGCCTGCTCACCTGAATATATGCAGCAATCCCTAACCCTTCCCCAAGGTGTCTAAAAACGGGAATCCAACAATAAAATCCTTGCAATTCACAGGGGAGCCTGGAGTTGTTAATCCTAGTTTGGGTCTGATTTGATTGATGGATATGTCAGGACCAACCAGGGATACTTTGGAATGCCACCACTCAACTGTGGTGCTGACAAAATGCCTTAGCATTAGAGAATGCTAAGAGACCATAGTCACTGCACCAAAGTGTCTATACCTCTAATAAGACAGGGACCACAGGGCTCATATATTACCTCCCAGATTGAAGTCCCAAGGAACATGGAACTGAGTAACAGCAGGGACACCAAGGGTCTGTTGAGGACCGCACGGTCTCTAAACAGCAGACTCTGTCCCTGCTCCCCAGTGTTTAGGACATGAGGCAgttgtgcagtgtgtgcatgtgtttgggcATCAGTGGTTCTCTTGGCTTCTGTGTCCCATCTAGACAACAAATATAAAACTCCCTATCTCCAACGCTGTCATGAGGTTTCTCAACCATCACAGTGAACAGAAGTTCAGCATTGAATTTGGTGTGGGATGTGGCCAGAACCAGAACTCTGTTTATCCTAATATCAACTACCCAGTTCTGAACCCAGTTACATCCCCACAGGATAGAATATGGAGAGGGCCCCAGGGTGCTATAGTTTTAGGGCCTGTCCTGTAGCTCTCCTCTTAGGATATGGCAGGAAGTCTTTTCCCACACTGGTCAGCAAACAGTTGCCTTGTGGCCAGTCCTAAGGCCATGTGCCTTACTGCTCCATCAATGAGGCACGTCCTCACATGGGTCTCAGGCTTCACACCACCAGGCATACTCAGAAGAATAGATATACATTCCTTGTGGCTCAGAGGCTTATGGAAGGCCCAGCAGATGCAGGCTCTCTCATTACAGGGCATGAGCTGCAAAAAACGTAAAGATTATATTCCGTTTCCtaaggctgtgataaaataacaacCTAAGTATctataaagaaaaagtaaacatatttcctgaatagaacaccaatagcttatgctctaaaatcaagaatagaccaatgggacctcagaaaactacaaagtttctgtaaggcaaaggacactgtaaaaaagacaaaacgtcaaccaacagattgggaaagaatcttcaccaaccctaaatccgacagaggattaatatctattatatacaaagaactcaagggaggtagaaccaagagaaccaaataaccacattaaaaagtGGGCTCagcactaaacaaagattttttcacatgaagaacttcggagggctgagaaatgttcatcattaatcattagggaaatgcaaatcaaaacaaccctgagatttcacctcacaccagtcagaatggctaaggtcaaaaactcaggagacaacaggtgttgcagaggatgtggagaaagaggaacactcctccactactgatgggattgcaagatggtgcgaccactttggaaatcagtctggtgcttcctatgaaatttgggcatgacacttctggagggccctgctataccactcatggg
This portion of the Apodemus sylvaticus chromosome 1, mApoSyl1.1, whole genome shotgun sequence genome encodes:
- the LOC127696164 gene encoding major allergen I polypeptide chain 1-like, whose translation is MKLAGALVLLGAVLLLTSGGDCGICPVIKEDVHLFLFGTPEEYTNYVKTYKDDPIFVENTEKLKKCVDSNLTEEDKTHAADFITTNIKLPISNAVMRFLNHHSEQKFSIEFGVGCGQNQNSVYPNINYPVLNPVTSPQDRIWRGPQGAIVLGPVL